Proteins encoded together in one Chroicocephalus ridibundus chromosome 13, bChrRid1.1, whole genome shotgun sequence window:
- the SPRING1 gene encoding SREBP regulating gene protein, translating to MVLWGAVLWRRLLRKRWVLGVVFGLSLVYFLTSTFKQEERTVRDRNLLQVQEHEQPIMWKVKFSSGNSSQLSNQCRNSVQGKLLITDELGYVCERKDLLVNGCCNVNVPSTKLYSCDSCLPNGCCSVYEYCVSCCLQPSKQHLLERFLNRAAIAFQNLFMAVEDRFELCLAKCRTSSQSVQHENTYRDPIAKYCYGEYPPELLPV from the exons atGGTGCTCTGGGGAGCGGTGCTGTGGCGGCGGCTGCTGAGGAAGCGCTGGGTCCTCGGCGTCGTCTTCGGGCTCTCCCTCGTCTACTTCCTCACCAGCACCTTCAAGCAG GAAGAGCGGACAGTGAGAGATCGGAATCTCCTTCAAGTGCAAGAGCATGAGCAGCCGATCATGTGGAAGGTGAAGTTCAGTTCGGGAAACAGCAGTCAGCTGAGTAACCAGTGCAGGAATTCTGTGCAGGGGAAGCTCCTCATTACAGATGAACTGG gctACGTCTGTGAGAGGAAGGACCTACTGGTAAATGGCTGTTGTAATGTCAATGTGCCCAGCACAAAGCTGTACAGCTGTGACAGCTGCCTTCCCAACGGCTGCTGCAGTGTGTACGAATACTGTGTCTCCTGTTGCCTGCAGCCCAGCAAG CAACATCTTCTGGAACGTTTCTTGAACCGGGCAGCTATTGCTTTCCAAAACCTCTTTATGGCAGTGGAAGATCGCTTTGAATTGTGTCTGGCGAAATGTAGGACTTCATCACAG AGTGTGCAGCATGAAAACACCTATAGGGATCCAATTGCAAAATACTGCTATGGCGAATATCCCCCCGAGCTTCTGCCTGTTTGA